Proteins from one Oscillatoria nigro-viridis PCC 7112 genomic window:
- the folD gene encoding bifunctional methylenetetrahydrofolate dehydrogenase/methenyltetrahydrofolate cyclohydrolase FolD: protein MDAKTAQILDGKALATKIQSELSDRVRALQPQKGRPPGLAVLMVGDNPASAAYVRNKERACAKVGIASFGKHYPANATQAELELAIRALNEDDRVDGILVQLPLPEHLDAISLLYQIAPDKDADGLHPVNLGRLVRGEEGLRSCTPAGVMRLLQEYQIDLKGKNAVVLGRSILVGKPMALMLLEADCTVTVAHSRSQNLESITNQADILIAAVGRTEMIAANMVKPGAVVIDVGINRVVNPDGTSRLAGDVDFNAVKTVAEFITPVPGGIGPMTVAMLLENTVSSYIEYGSN, encoded by the coding sequence ATGGATGCCAAAACTGCTCAAATACTAGATGGCAAAGCTTTAGCGACAAAGATTCAAAGCGAGCTGAGCGATCGAGTCCGCGCCCTACAACCCCAAAAGGGGCGTCCTCCGGGACTTGCGGTGCTGATGGTGGGAGACAACCCAGCTAGCGCAGCCTATGTTCGCAATAAAGAGAGAGCCTGCGCTAAAGTTGGCATAGCTTCCTTCGGCAAGCATTACCCCGCAAACGCTACTCAAGCCGAACTAGAACTTGCAATTCGTGCACTCAACGAGGACGATCGAGTAGACGGCATTTTAGTTCAATTACCGCTACCAGAACACTTAGATGCAATTTCCCTGCTGTACCAAATTGCCCCCGACAAAGATGCTGACGGACTTCACCCTGTCAATTTAGGCCGTCTCGTGCGCGGGGAAGAAGGTTTGCGGAGTTGTACTCCCGCCGGAGTGATGCGGTTATTGCAGGAATACCAGATTGATTTAAAAGGAAAAAATGCCGTTGTTTTGGGACGGAGTATTTTGGTAGGTAAACCGATGGCGCTGATGCTGTTAGAAGCCGACTGCACTGTTACTGTAGCTCATTCTCGATCGCAAAACCTAGAATCGATTACCAATCAAGCCGATATTTTAATAGCCGCAGTCGGCCGCACAGAAATGATTGCAGCTAATATGGTCAAACCCGGAGCGGTAGTAATTGATGTCGGTATTAACCGCGTCGTCAATCCAGACGGTACGAGCCGTTTGGCCGGAGATGTTGATTTTAATGCGGTTAAAACAGTAGCCGAATTTATCACGCCGGTGCCGGGAGGAATCGGGCCGATGACTGTTGCTATGCTTTTGGAAAATACCGTTTCGAGTTATATTGAATACGGTTCTAATTGA